Genomic segment of Synechococcus sp. A18-25c:
TTCTGGCGCTACATGCTGAGCATGGCCCGGCGCAACCCGGCCATGCTTGAGCAATTCCTGGTGGTGCTGGCTCACAACGAGCATTTCCTCGAGTACCGCGCGATCGTTCAGCAAGAAATCCGCGAACAACTGGAATCCCTTCCGCCTGAGGAGCCCAGCGCACCCAGGGAATTGCAACCGGCCTGAGTTTCGCCTCAGTCCTGCACGTAGGGTTTGCCGTTGTTCAGGCAACCCTCGGCCTTCTGCAGCTCTCGCCCCAGATAAAGGGCATGGTCAAGGCGACTGAGGGGATGGGGCCCATCACCTTCGGTGAGAGCAATCCCGAGCTCCTTGGCCGTGCGGCCGCGAAAGCTGCGGCTGGCTTGTCTCGGGCCACCACCGCGGCAGGCCAGCACTTCACCAGTCTCCGGATCTGTCGCTCGACCTTTGTCGTCCACATCATTGCTGTAATGCTCGACCACCAGTTCAGCGGCATCAGCATCCACCTTGATCAGGAAATAACCGCAGGGATCGAGGTCGATAAAGCGTTGCGACAGCTGGTCGTCAAGCGATGAAGGGACGGTTTTCATCCAATCACCCTACAAATCGAAGTCTCAAAGCCCCAACGCTGGGGGATCGGATCGGAAGGGGAGCTCAGCGTT
This window contains:
- a CDS encoding DUF4346 domain-containing protein, which produces MKTVPSSLDDQLSQRFIDLDPCGYFLIKVDADAAELVVEHYSNDVDDKGRATDPETGEVLACRGGGPRQASRSFRGRTAKELGIALTEGDGPHPLSRLDHALYLGRELQKAEGCLNNGKPYVQD